DNA sequence from the Centroberyx gerrardi isolate f3 chromosome 2, fCenGer3.hap1.cur.20231027, whole genome shotgun sequence genome:
ATGTCCTTTTCAAATTATGATCTTGAGAAAGAATGCGAAACCTAAAAAGGGGGTGAATGTCAAAACTGGCAACCAGCGCATCCTCTTATTTGCTCTGTTCCATCATTGAAACCGGGTCGACCATCTGCCCTTTCTTTGTGTGAAAGCCTGGATTTGGGGAGGTGACTGATTCGGATACAATTCAgcagttttcaaataaaatattcataagCAATAAATACCTGGACAATCTTACGGGCATCTTCCCGGAGTCTGTCTACATGTGCAACGAATCCAGGCAAGCACTAATATCATCAGTGCACTCAGATCCAAATTCAGATGGGGATGATGTTGTTCAATGGACATTCTTTTAATTGAGCAATTTACAAACACGAAAGCATATTTGTGTTCATTGTAGGCCTATAATCTGGTTCAAAAGACCGAGCACAATAAAGtaacacacaataaaataatGTTATGGGTTTAATTAAAAGAGACgaagtaaaaataaatcataaaacgATGTAGATAGTGTAATATATAGGGGTCTTCAATTAGAGTTTCTTTGCAATTTAGCTTTTCATATAGGCCTATTCCAAGGAGGTGAAGGTGTGTTGGGTATTGGGTACTGGGTATTTCAAACGCGTATAATCAACACTAAGACGACCGTTTCCCGATAAAGCCAATGGACAAAGATTATTTTATAAAGCTACGATGCCTTTGGGAAACCGCGGCTTTATTTAATAAAAGTGGATAATACCATCACAcgcaaaaataataacaataggcctactactactaatgataataataacattattatcatgattattatcattattattaataataatacttaataataataataataataataaaggacAATCTCTTACTCACGATTTTACCAGTCtgtcagttgttgttgttttttttaatttttgttttgttttttccattataGAATACATTTTGTCAATGATCTGTCAAAATCTAAACGAAAAACCAGCATAAACCTGCATATCCCCAACTTCCAATAAAGAcatgaaactgaactgaaaaagtAGCCCTACACACAGAATAGTTCTGGTTCAGTGGTTCTTTGAAGTGGATAGTGGTGCTATCACAGAACTTTAGGACTAGGACTAGGAGGACTAGGACTCTTCCTAGTGTATCATGGTAATTTCCTTCGGCACATCTAACATGGCGTCCATACAATAagagctttttttatttgtttaggCTACATGAGACTCAGAAAGTTAGAACGTTCATCACAACTGTCACTGGAATCTTCATCCAAAtgatgctgttgccatggtaacacatcAGCTTTCAGAGTCTCATGcacaaggaggttttatattaaaAATTCATGCACCTAATCaacattgattttgtttgttccCTTGCCAATAATCGTGGAAAATCACACTAGTTAACATCGTCCAGTGGTCAACATTAACAACTCTGAACTTCCTTTCTCCCTGTcgctttaaaaataaaagtctctAGTCTCACCCCTCAAAAGACATGCTTTATCATGCAGCCAGAATCGAAGATTTCATCTTTGGTCAGTAGATTCATTAGCTATTAACTATCCCATTGCTCGTACATAACAGTGGAAAATCTTATTCCGCTTTGTCTTCCTTCAAGATTCAAAATAAGTCTCTCATTTCATTCCCTCAGAATAGTTCATGAAATATATTATTAAATAATCATAATGATAATTGTGATAATATAGGTGGTAATATATTGGTTTCATTTATATGGCAAATGTATATGACAATATGCAAACATgaacaaactgcatcagcagaGAGATGGCCGCAAGTAAAAGCTCACcgatttttatttatgaatttaaaattcACCATAAAACaactgcagcagacattactCAATTCTCATGAGTGGAGCtgattgtattactgtgaatagcctatggtattttttatcttaGACTGCTGACATTGGTGGATTCACTGCAGTGTTTGCCACCTGTGTCGACACACTTCTGCAATTTGTGACTCCAAGTGGGAGACATCAGAGcccacatatcctacttgtaaGTACCACTACGAGGCTGTCGTGAAAgttttttcccagttggcagctCATATTTACTGTACATCTGATATGAATTGAATGCGGCAACAGAGAGCAAAgcagatttccacctccttcatccttcaaaggcctggaggctttccttctttaAGAGGAGTCCGCTGTCCCACTACACAGAGTTCAGGATTTATATAACAGCAATGCAAGGAGAACAAAGCTGTTCTGTCCTACTCCTTATTGGGTATTTAATCATCATatatttggtgtttttttcattcgGCCACCCCCTGTACATTTATTCTTTGCTCCCTTGAACATCTTACGTCTTCTGTGACACAACtaagaaataaataaacccaCTCACAGTAGAGAAAATTACCATAAATAGTTTTAGTAGTAATGGAAATATGTTACTGTCAAAGTACAAGAATGGGAAATGTAcagattttgtttcatttacaaatgtgtacatTACCAGTGGGCTAGAAGCCTACAAATTTCACAAGGTAGCTGTAGTACCTTGTGTAGTAGCTGTAGTACCCCGCCCACCCATAATGGCACTGCTTTAGTTCTGCAACTGATCATCTTTTCATGAGAACTTGAATCAGATTAGGATGCTGACTGCCTAGTGTTCACTGATACAGGCGATACAAATGTAGCAGACTTGTCTTGGAAAATGCAAACATTTCCTGCCTTCCTGAGCAACGTGTGCAGCAAAAATTGAACTGAATATGTACACATTTACCAGAGTTTGTAAATGTACACTTTTACAGATAATTGTGTACATTTACAATTCTCCCATATTTACTGTAACATATGTCCATCAGCCTTCCACTGCCTGTATGTCTCTGTCACACATCTTTTTGAGTGTTATGTCCTGAGACTCTGAGCCAGTCTGTTGAGCTCCTGTGAGAGAGCAGTGACAGTATCCAGAATCCTCTGCCTGTCCTTCTCCTCCAGCCGGGCCTCACATCGCTGGGCAAACTTATCTGGGTGCCACAGCGCTTGCTGCTGCCGGACCACTTTCCGAAACACTGGCACGTCCTTCCGGTCAACACCGTGCAGCATCACATCCACCATTTCCTGCACCGTGCCCCGTGGGGCCGGCCAGGGAATGTCACCGTAACTCAGCTTTGTGGCGGCTGCTGACGAGCTGCTTTGGAACGTAGCTGCACATCTCTCATCATAGTGACGCTTCTTGCCCTTGCGAGTCTCTTCCTCTTTACGCGCCGCACGAGCCAGATACTCTGCGTGTTCCCTCTGCAGCCTCTCATGCAGCTCCTTGTGGCTTTGctcttcctgttctctctcttgcttactcttcctcctcttccatccaGAAGACGATGCTGCCAGTCTTTGACTTTCAGCATTCTTCTTATCAAAATATTCTTTTCTGATACGGTCAGCCCAGTCCCCGAAGTCTTGCTCGTCGTCATCAACCGGAAGGAAATCATCAGCTGTAACACAGAGACGGCAATATTACCAGTGGATTTGGTCAAAGTAAAACTCAGTATTAAAAAGTGAGTTTGAACTTTACCATCATATACTCCAAAGGTGTCACAGAATTCATCCTCGCATTCCCCAAAGAGCTTCTCCATCCACTCTTTCTCTGGGTCGGCTGCAGGTGGGTTGCTCATGTTCGCTGCAGGCTTTAAGGGACACAAAGAAATGACATGTAAATGTGAGTCTGACACCAATGATGAACCACCATAATAGAAAATTTGTTCTGTTTATAACTATCAGTATCACATGGAATAGTATGCCTAACTAAAACACGCACTGTATGTGTATTTCCTCGGACCTATTCTCAAATGAAAATTGAGTCTAGcctgctttattttatttgcacactgATAAAACGTGGAAGCAAAGTAATGACAATGACATGATAGAGAGCAATGACTCAGAGAAAAATAGGAGTGATGATTAAAGCACACAACATGGTAAATCACATACACATTATCATCCAAATTCATACAGGCTACCTCCGTATCTTTCATCCACTTCAGCAGGTCCTCAGGTGTAACTCCAGCTTTGTTGTGTGCATTCATAGCTTCTGGGCAGCTCTTTCTGAGAGGCACAACCAGGTCATCATATGCtgatgtgtaaaaaaaacaaaaggtaaaATGGAATAAATTGGAGGCCATTAATTACCTAGTAATaactggaaataactaagtCATATCCAAGTAAAATGTGTGATGTAATAATTAGAtatagcattagaatgactgataattactgagtaatacacaagtaaaaaaaaaaaaaaaggtgcttttTACCGGGCTAGACCCGTTCTGGGGTTTTTCTTGTTCTCTGTTATTTGTATACCTATGTGAATATTAAATAGTCAGTAACGTTACTGGTATGTCTTCTAATGCTCTAACTAGTAAAGGGTTAATGGTAAAACAAAAGCAGATTGAGAATCATTTAACAACACCCTGTTTCCCTTCCCTAGCATCCCTCAGTCTCCTCACCTCTTCTGCCGTGTTTCAGCGCCCTGTTGGCCGCGATGTGTAGCGGTGTGTCCCCTTTACGGTCCTGCTGAAGAGTGTCGGCTCCGTGTTTGAGCAGCAGCCGCAGGACAGCGTCGTCGCCCAGCGAGCAGGCCAGGTGCAGCGGGCTCCTCTGCTTCCTGCCCTGGGAGAAGTTGACGTCCAGGTCCGAGTGTTTCCGCAAATACGACTTCAACTTCAACAAACTGCCCTCCTCCACGTACTTCCACACTCGCTTCTGTTTGTGAGACACCATACTGTCTGTCGGCTACAAATACACCTGACTATGACGCTAAcgagctttgttttgtttgttttttgtacgCTAACCGTGACATAACAAGAAATTCGGCGAACACTCGTATCCTGTCCTGTTGGTTTATAGTTCCGCCAGTAACGGCTCACAAACGTTCCGGGAAGTATCGTTCCGGTGTTGTCGCTAGGTGTCAGTATTGGCATTATCTTGGTAAAGCAGGCATTGGAAAAGTAAAGTTGTGTTTTATGTCACTCGTATTGACACTATGCAATACGTTTCAACAACGCACAGCAGATAGACAGGAGGCTGTGATGTGTAGCTTTTATTCCCTACTTTTCTGAATCTGACGAGCAAACAAACAGTTCTTCTTTTCATCTAATACAATTCCTGCTTACATGAACTGGGAGAGTGAACAGTTTGGCACCACAGTGgtgtttttcatacttttagACTTCCAGTGCCATCTTTTACGTGGCTAATTGCTCAGTATTCATAAtgccttcctcttctctgtggGTTTCTTTGCCCTGGAAGTCTTTTCAACATGCCACCTGTCAGGAAGAGGTAATGTAAAGggatcatctgtgtgtgtgtgtgtgtgtgtgtgtgtgtgtgtgtgtgtgtgtgtgtgtgtgtgtgtgtggacgtgcAGACAGTTTGAGTAGCAAGCCTCAACTGTGCAATTAAAAAGGTGTGGTTACAATTTTCAATTGGTCCATGTTGACACTTTTGCACCGCTATCCACAAAACAAAACCCactaacataaataaataaaataaattacagcaaagCATCTGTAAAGATAAGCTCCCTTATAAGCACAGAACCTCGCAAAATCATCCAAGTCCCTTTGTGCCAAATAATATTCAAAGTCCAGTTTGAGTCTTGCTCTTACCAGTTgcttaaaacagacagagagacatgttTCTATTGTTCTGTTCTTGTTGCTGCTTTTATTGAATgtcactgttttgctttggcaacagatactgaagtatttaatgccaataaagctcatttgaatttcaatgagagagagagagagagagagagagagagagagagagagagagagagagagagagagagaggagggagagaggtgtggCAGGCAGCAGATTGTTGTTACAGGGAGCTGCAATATCTATGACTGCAATAACAAAGCACAGTTGCAAAGCAATTTGgtatttggtgtgtgtatgtgtgtgtgtgtgtgtgtgtgtgtgtgtgtcactaacAAAATTCCCCCAAATCTGCTAAGCCTTAAATTACCCAGTGCAGTTTAATCTGTTGTTAGCCTGTGGCTACAGTTTAGGCCTTCAAAATTTCATTTGTGATCTGCACCTCAGTTattaattgaatgaatgaaagatcTGCCACTGCTGCCCTGGATCTTGTACTCGCTTGATCGCTCGCTTGCATGTCTGCTCGTGTATGCAGCTATCTTTACCTGTGATGCTCAAACAAGTGCAGCTGAGCCTCTGAACTGGCTCAGTCCTGGGGCTGATGACAGGGCGTCCATTTAGGCCTGTGATGAGCCCGAGGGAGGGAAGGGTGTCCTGTTTAGGGCGCACAATGGAGAGGATAGAGCAGGGAATGAAGGGACACTTTGTGATCCGCTCTGAGACTCGCATAACCGAAGATCCGGAGTCACCCAGAGCACGGGCACTTCCACTCCTGCTGCTGTCGGAAACGACGTGTCCCCACTAACGATACCCCTCTTGTGTGAATGCCTTTGAAATGTCTGCCatttcaaagagagagagagagagagagagagagagagagagtgagagagagagagagagagagacagagagagagagagaggtcagattCGTCACCTCAGGTGTTTGTGTCACATGTCCACTGCTAActctgagtttctgtaggttcTCTTACTCATCATAGTATAACTCTTCTTTGTCACACACTCTCAGAAAGCATTATGTTTCACGTCACATGGGGAAGTATTTTGCTACACACCCAACACAAGAGAGCGACTCAAACGAGCACCCTCGTCTCCCAAGGGGTCAGGTGGAGCATGCAGCTcttgcaggggggggggggggccgaAGCAGAAAGATGCTTCTGAAAGACAGGATATCCCCGGACAGGAACCCCTACCTCGCCCGCCCGCCCCTTGCCTTTCCTGCCTGGCCTGCTGACTCTATCCTGTCCATGAGGTCCGCCGTCCTCCCGGGATGCcgcggggaggaggagagttCAAGACTGGCAGCAGGAAGCCGAGGGTCCTCCAAGACATTCCAGGGGTCATTGGGCCATCCTACCGCGGCACGCTCAGGCCAGGCTCCAGGTCCGGTCTGCTGGCCGCGCCGCGCCGCCCCCATTGTTCAGCCAGAGGTGAAACGTGAACACACTTCCTCTGTCTATTTTCTGCATGACCTGGTTTATCGGGTTCTGATTTATGACAGCTGGACATGCGCTTCTCACATCGGCCTTGCCACAggcctttttttaaaacaaaacaatggcaaGTGCTATTCGTCACCCATTGATATGCTGATGAAGGAGTCAAAGTGGGCTCCACACCTACCGAAACCTCTGTCAACGCCTATTCGCCTTTGCCTTTTATTCCTATTGATAGGCATCGTCCTGTGAACAAACATCCAATCTAGCAAAGAAAGTAACCTTTACGCAGTCCACATTGTGCTGTGTTTACAAAACACTTGTGGAGGatcagagagagccagagaggtTTTCTTTGGCTTTGGTATCCGTCTCTGTCCAGTCTGAACAGGTTTCTTCATTTCGTTTCTTCATATAGGACAGCTAAGTAAGGATTTCTTAGAAGGTGACATTGACCACTAAGCATGCTATTTCTCTTGTGCTGAATTTTCTTCAAAGTGAAACAGATTTATGTCGTTTGAAGTCATTTGTAAAAAACTTCTATCAGATAATGACCTTTTTGCAGTTGTTGTGTATTGCATTATGTGTTTATAGCTTATATAGCTGTTCTGTTGCAGTGTCAACAAGATACTGCTGATGATGAATTAGTAGCATGAGTTTGTTTCCTGTTATTGTTTTATGAAACTGACCTTTTTCCCATCAGTGTTTTCAGGCAATGTTGATGCTTCTCTTTGCCCAGATGAAACGACTGTTGCCTTCTTGTAGTGGAGGTGGTTAAAGATGCAAATTACCAACACAGTGTAAGAACATGTGCATCtcatgatcaaaataatcaacacacaacacaatgttcCTTTTAGAGTCTGACTGCAGCAGTGATCTGTCTGGATAACTGTTTTGTTTGTCATTTCTTAGACAAGAAAAATGAGACAGTTTCTACCCTGGGGATTCCCCTTGGCCAGGCTGCTTCTGACTATAGACACGCTTAATTTTCACACTCTGTTATTACAGAGGAATGAAAACATTTGCGTAATCATTTTTCAACCGTCATCTCAGACAAACAAGCAGCCCAGTGGGTCAAAGGGGGTAAATCACATTTCTCTCATAAACACTGACGCTTTCTTTCTTAGCTTTAAATAATTCTCCTTGGCACACTCAAGGTTCATACCATGAAATCCCTGTAACATGATCACATTACCTTCATAAAACTTGAAAACCCATGAACATAATCTATCCAGATTATCTTTCACAATGTTCTTTGACTTTGGCGCtgacaggtggaggagaaggtgaAAAGTCCACAAGTCGTCTTGTGAGAATAGTTGGGTTAGTTGAAGTACCACTGCACAGTATTttcaaatgtactgtatgctgtTTCACTAATGAAACCATTTTGTTGTGTATAATACTTTGTGTGAAAGTGCATCAATTGTGCCACACTGTTTGTTTCATGTACTGTTGTTGTCTACAGCTTTAAAGTTTTAAATGTACTTTCAGAAAGACTATGATTTTAAGTGAAGTCACCTACAGATACAGAAAGGAATTGGATTTTGTGAAACTCCCAGTCTGTTAAATAAACTAATACTACATTTTCAGGCTAAATTCAGAGATCTGTTTTACAAAGATTTTGTttacatgtctgtgtttgtgtcttgaCCCTGATGAGATTATGGGGCTGAGACTCGGTGATGAAGGAGGCAGAGTGAATGTGCCTGCAGCTGTTGGATTCCTTAACGCTCCATGACAAGGAGTTTCAACTGTAGAGGACATCACCTGTCCAAGATTAGAGACAGGGACGAGGCTTTCCACCTCGGAGGTGTTCAGCTTTGTTGACTTTCAGAACACTGAAATAATGAGACAGAAAGGTCACAGTTATCCCTAAAGTCACACGCAGCATAGTGTAATTGTAACTGATTTAGACTAAGCCATCATCTCCCATTATTCCATGGTGATAACAGGAACAAATACTCCCACGAGAAATGAGTAACCCAGGATTAGGAGTCCAGTCCTTCTGTCTCCCTGCTGTTGCTGATTATGTCCCGTAAAAAGCTCATTACAGCCAAATTAGTTAATCATTGGAGTCTAACTTAAAGGTCAACAACCTGCTCTACGTATGGTATTTGTTTGCAAAAGACTTTTGACAATACTTAGTGGCTTAAACTGGCCACAGAGAACAGTACGCCTTCAGAGATCATGATAGACTATCTGTGGTGATAACTTGGGAATTAAAAGACACATTAGATGCATAGATGCATTTGGAAAATTGGTATTCATTTAACACAAAACAAGTTTAGGGTGAGTCTTGAAGGCAAAATGTCCAATTTAGAAACCTTTGTACTTACTGAACATGTGTGTGAGGGAACTGTAAGAGACCAAGAAACAAATGCACTGGAGGAGGGAAATAGAAGTCGAACATGCATTTCCTGCAGACATGTGCTTTGATTTTGGCCCCGTGAAACACAATGGGAGGGAGACTGCCTCCCCTCAGCAATGTACTAACAGGAAGAAGCACATTCACTGAATAGGAGTAAATACATTCCAACAAGACTTAACAAGCAattgtacggaagaggattagggccacgtgaaaaatgtatttgattaaagtcagaattctgagaataaagtcagaattctgagtttaaagtcagaattctcagaattctgagaataaagtcagaattctgacattcTCAGGATTCTGagtttattctcagaattctgagaataaagtcagaattctgacattctcagaattctgagtttattctcagaattctgagaataaagtcaaaattctgacattctcagaattctgagtttattctcagaattctgactttattctcagaactcaaatacatttttcacatgtggccctaatcctcttccgtacaatCACGAGtcacagactgagacagagtgagaatcCTTTTGGTTCAAAGCACCTTTTTATTACAAATCATAGACATGAACTCAAAATAATGCGTATTCACAATATGTTTACACACATTTGTCAGTAACAAATTCATTGTCATtcttacactcacacaaacacatacatactcattccttcacacacacacacacacacacacacacacgcatgcaaacacagacacacacacacacacacacacacgcactggcAGACTGTCAAAGCAGTCACCTTTTAATTGGGCCCTCTACCCGCCTGAAAACATTTGTCAGCtgccatctgtctgtctgtctgggactCCCACCCCCTTCCACCATGTCCCCGTCTCTCCTTACAACACTCTTATCAGACTCCAACACCTCTTACTGACTCACACCCCCtccctacgcacacacacacacacacacacactcacacacacataacactgTTGGCTGTGGTGCAGATAATACAGATTGAGTTGGACAACGGGTAGTCTATTAGATATCGCACCTCAAGTGCTTACGAATGAAAACAAGAACAGCATGGGGCAAATGCATGAGCAATACACTTCACCATGATTGGATGACAGGGCTTCAGAGTTCAAAGCTCCAGACTTTACATAAAGTCTACAGGAGACCAAGAGAAACATATGGGCACGTGGTCCATTTAACATACATTCCACTCCTTCCAAAAATGTCTGCTTTGCATTTTCCTGCAGCTTGGTCCCTTGTGttaagttcagttcagttttgcTCCAAACGTCCCAGTCACTGAAAGTGAGGTTGGCTGTGGTCAGACATAAACACCACCAGCCTGACTGGTTTCTTCAGTCGCACAGAGCAGACGGGACTCGCTGTGCTTACACACCTAGTCCACAGAGTCAGAGGGAAGCAGAGGTGACCCCCCTGAAGACTGACCTGTGATCATCCACTGCTAAATGCTTCGATTTACCTGCATTGTTCAGGTGAAGACAAAACAGGGTCACTGATCACCTGTCCCCCAGCATGCCTCTGTCACACCTTTGTGGCCAGAGACTGCGCCTCTGTCTTCTGAGAGGACAGGGAGCTGGCCGGGCTGGCATGCAAGGACTTCTTCAGGTTGAGCAGGCACAGGCACTGGGATCGAAAGCGCAGGTCAAAGAAGGCGTAAAGGAACGGGTTGAGGCAGCTGTTGACGTAGGCCAGGCAGGTGGCGTAGGGGTGAGCTAGCAGGAGGAACCGCAGGAAGGCGCAGGTGGCAGGAGCCAGGTTCAGGTACGAGAGGGCATCAGCGCTCTTCAGCACATGGAAGGGCACCCAACAGGCAGCGAACACCACCACCAGAGTGGTGATGATCTTCAGCAGCCTCCGCTTGCGTTGGTCCTCCTTGCGCAGACTGTTGAAGTGGCGGGTGACCGTGCAGCCGATGAAGCCGTAACACACCATCATGGCCAGGAAGGGCAGAAGAAAGCCCAGGGCCGAGGAGGAGATGCTGAGACCGGCGACCCACAGGTTCTCCTGCTCCTTATCCGTCACCACCAGGCTGAAGTCCATGGCACAGGAGGTGCGGTTGCTGGTTAAGTCATGTTTGGTGGTGCGGAAGATGAGAGTGGGGGCGGCCAGCAGACCAGACAGCAGCCAGATAGCTGTCAGCGAGGCCCGCATGTGGCCGCGGGTGCGCAGCTGGTTGCTGGACAAAGAGTGGACAATGGCCAGGTAGCGGTCGAAACTCATGCAGGTGAGGCAGAAGACGCTGGCGTACATGTTGAGCAGGACCACGTAGCTGCTGATCTTGCAGAGGGCGACTCCAAAGGGCCAGTGGTAGCCCAATGCCGTGTAGACCGCCCACAGAGGCAGAGTGACCACAAACGTCAGGTCAGCTAACGCCAGGTTGCCTATGTAGACATCAGCGGCCCGCCGCTTGCCCTGGGCTCGCCACACAGTGAAGATGACCACCCCGTttccagagaggccgaggatgAAAATAAGCATGTAGAGCACTGGAATGACGGAGTACGAAGGCTCCCACTCAGAATAGTCACACATGGTGGAGTTTTCTGTCTCCTCGTAGTCGTAGTAGTCATACGGGCTTTCACTCGGCAGCTCCATCTccattctcttctctctgagTATCCCTTGTGTGAAGAAGCAAAAAGTTTGGTACAGATAGCTCCACAGTAGATGAGAGCACTCTGAAGTCTGTTGCTACATGTGAAAACTGTCGCCCTTTATATACCTCCCAGCCCCTTGTGCCCTCCCAGGActtcccccccgcccccccccctccctctcccctcctcctctctgcactgCACACGCCCACCACTCTCCCCATTCATTTGATATGTGCCAGATTGTCTAATGCAGGGTCAAGAACATTTTATAACAGGCCTAGGTGACAAGTTCAAATGAGTTGAAATACCAACAGTAATGTGTACATGTAAAGCCGCATAATTATTTGGTCAT
Encoded proteins:
- the nfkbil1 gene encoding NF-kappa-B inhibitor-like protein 1 gives rise to the protein MVSHKQKRVWKYVEEGSLLKLKSYLRKHSDLDVNFSQGRKQRSPLHLACSLGDDAVLRLLLKHGADTLQQDRKGDTPLHIAANRALKHGRRAYDDLVVPLRKSCPEAMNAHNKAGVTPEDLLKWMKDTEPAANMSNPPAADPEKEWMEKLFGECEDEFCDTFGVYDADDFLPVDDDEQDFGDWADRIRKEYFDKKNAESQRLAASSSGWKRRKSKQEREQEEQSHKELHERLQREHAEYLARAARKEEETRKGKKRHYDERCAATFQSSSSAAATKLSYGDIPWPAPRGTVQEMVDVMLHGVDRKDVPVFRKVVRQQQALWHPDKFAQRCEARLEEKDRQRILDTVTALSQELNRLAQSLRT
- the LOC139922915 gene encoding apelin receptor B-like — encoded protein: MEMELPSESPYDYYDYEETENSTMCDYSEWEPSYSVIPVLYMLIFILGLSGNGVVIFTVWRAQGKRRAADVYIGNLALADLTFVVTLPLWAVYTALGYHWPFGVALCKISSYVVLLNMYASVFCLTCMSFDRYLAIVHSLSSNQLRTRGHMRASLTAIWLLSGLLAAPTLIFRTTKHDLTSNRTSCAMDFSLVVTDKEQENLWVAGLSISSSALGFLLPFLAMMVCYGFIGCTVTRHFNSLRKEDQRKRRLLKIITTLVVVFAACWVPFHVLKSADALSYLNLAPATCAFLRFLLLAHPYATCLAYVNSCLNPFLYAFFDLRFRSQCLCLLNLKKSLHASPASSLSSQKTEAQSLATKV